In Deinococcus psychrotolerans, the genomic window GCCCGCATCGGCTTGGTGCTGCTCGACCACCGCTTGCCCGGCGAGGACGGCTTGCAGTGGCTTGAAGCCATTAAAAGTCACAGCGACCTCGCCCTGCGCCGCTTGCCGGTGGTGATGCTCAGCGGCAACGACACCGAAGAGCAAATTCGCCGCGCCTACCACGCCTACGCCAGCGCTTACCTGATCAAGCCTGCCGATCCCGACGGCTTGCGCCAGATGGTCGGCTCACTGGTGGCCTTTTGGGGTCAGGTTGCCCGGCTGCCCAACCGCCTTTAGGATGACGGGCTTTAAACGGAAGCAGGCAGCGTGAGCGGCGGCTTTTACATTTTGATCGCCGGAGCGCTGCTGCTGGCTAGTATCGTGGGCAGCAAAGCTTCGGGGCGGCTGGGCGTGCCGGGTTTGCTGCTGTTTCTGGGCGTGGGGATGCTGTCGGGCAGCGACGGCCCCGGCGGCATCGAATTCAGCAATTACTTGTTCGCGCAGTGGGCCGGAACAGTGGCGCTGTGCTTTATTTTGTTTCAGGGCGGCTTGAGTACCGAGTGGTTGCTGGTGCGGCCCGTTCTCAAAAAGAGCTTGTCGCTGGCAACCCTCGGCGTGCTGTCCAGCACCGGCCTGATGGGCGCGTTTGCCCACTTCGTGTTTGGAATACCCTGGCTCACCGCCCTGCTACTGGGCGCAGTGGTCAGCTCTACCGATGCCAGCGCCGTGTTTACGGTGCTCAAGGAGCGGCGGCTGGGACTGCGCGGCGAAATTACCCCGCTCCTCGAACTCGAATCCGGCGGCAACGACCCGATGGCCGTCTTTTTGACGCTGGGCCTGATTACCCTGATCCAAAAGCCTGAGCTAAGCGCTTTTTCCATCGTGCCGAGTTTTTTTCAGGAAATGCTGCTGGGAGCGCTGTTCGGCTACGTGCTGGGGCGGGTGAGCTTGTGGGCCATCAACAAACTCAATTTGCAATTCGAGGGCCTGTATTCGGTGATGGTGATTGCGCTGGCGTTGATGATTTTCGGCGCAGCGGCCAGCGTTCACGGCAGCGGCTTTTTGGCGGTGTATATCGCTGGATTGGTGCTGGGCAACGCCGACTTTATTCACAAGCGCAGCGTCCTTGATTTTCTGGACGGCGTGTCGTGGCTGATGCAAATTGCCATGTTCTTGATGCTGGGGCTGCTGGTCAATCCGCACGAACTGCTGCCCACCGCTGGGCTGGCGCTAGCCTGCTCGCTGTTTTTGGTGTTTGTGGCAAGGCCCGTCAGCGTGTACTTGAGTCTGGCCGCTTCCAAAATGCCTAAGCGCGACAAAAGCATGGTGGCGTGGGTGGGCCTGCGCGGCGCGGTGCCAATTGTGCTGGCGACCTTCCCGCTGCTCTCGGGTGTTCCCGGCGCGAAGATCCTGTTTAACGTGGTCTTTTTCATCGTGCTGACCAGCGTGCTGCTGCAAGGCACCACCCTCACGGCGGTGGCCCGGCTCCTCAAAGTGCGCGAGGCAATTCCTGAGCGCCCGGTTTACCCGATTGCTTACCGGCCCACCGGCACGGGCCGGAATGACATGACCGAGGTGGACGTCAAGGTGGGCAGCGAGGCCGACGGCAAGCGGATTATGGATTTGAGATTGCCGCCCGGTGCGCTGGTGATTTTGGTACACCGGGGCGGCGAATTTTTGGTTCCCAAAGGAGCCACCACTCTTCAGGCCGGAGACAGCGTGTTGGTGCTGGCGATTGGTGAGGACTTGCGGGCGGTGCAGGCCAAGCTGGGCGCGGAGACTTTGTTGAGCGCCAATCGGATCCAGACCTTAAAACTGCTTTCCCTGAGCAAAGAGGGTAAAGCTTGAAGGGCCTGTTTCCAAGGAAGGCAAAGGCGGCCAACTTCAAGCTGTTGGCGCACCCCAAGACCCACTTCTCGACGTTACAAGCGTCCCGCCGCATTTTTGCTAGACTCAGTCCATGACGATGGTTCGAAATACGCGGCAAAGGCAGGCGGTGCTTCAGGCGCTGCAGACCACCCGCAGCCATCCTGACGCGGCTTCTATCCACAAAGCGGTGCGCCAAGACTTGCCCAGCATCAGCCTCGGCACGGTTTACCGCACCCTCGACGCTCTGGTCGCAGGCGGCTTGGCCGTGACGATTGAGCGGGCTGGGCAGGCCACCCGTTACGATTTTCGGCGCGACGATCACCACCACCATGCGGTCTGCCGTTCGTGCGGAGCCATCTTCGATCTCGAAGTCAAAGACGCGCCGCACCTGCCGCCCAGCCAGTTGCCCAGCGGCTTTCAAGTGGCCGACGTGAGACTAGAAGTTCACGGCTTTTGCGCTGAGTGCCAGTAGGTCAGGAATAAAACTTCCTTCCCATCTCGACAAAATCAGAAGCGTCTTTATCTGGCTTCACGATCAAGGTATGAGAAGAACAGCCGGATTCTTTGGTTCTTCTGGCAGCATTGCCAGGTTGGACTTCGTACCCGTTGGAAAAGGGATCCAAACAGAATTACTGTGAAAATCAACTCAGTAGATAATGACTGGATCTACTGTGAAGGGCCACTGTCCATCATATTGAGATGATATGAGCGTAGTCCGGTAAGGCCTGAATGACGCTGCGTAAAATACTCTAGTGGCCAATGAGAGGAAAGTAAAAACGCCAGCGAGCACGGCGGCGCTTGCCTGTATCCGTTCACAGCTTTTCGAAACAGCCCTCGAATTGTCTGGCGTTTACTGGGTTTAGTCTCAATAAATAATGACGCCGGTAGTACAAAAGATACGGCGTCAACTTGTTCAAAGTTTGAAGATTTACTCGCCCAATCAGGGTGTCTTGAGCGCGTACCCAATCCCGCGTACCGTGCGAATAATTCCGTAGCCGTCGAGGTCGCGCAGCTTGGCCCGCATATTGGCCATGTGAACGTCGACCACGTTGCTGTTGCTGGGCAGTTCGCCGTTCCAGACCTCGCGCTCGATCTCTTGGCGCGAGTAGACCCGGCCCGGTTGCCGCGCCAGAAAAGTCAGCAGATCAAACTCTTTGGGCGAGAGGCGAACTTCGTGGCCGTTGTAATGACACAGCCGCTTTTGCGGGTGAATTTCCAGTGCGCCGATCTGAATGACCTCGCCGTGCTGCTGGTGGCGCAACTGCACTTTGACGCGGGCCACCAGTTCTTCAGGATGAAAGGGCTTGGTCATGTAGTCGTCAGCGCCGGCTTCCAGCAAGTTGACTTTGCGGTCTACCGCGTCCATCGCCGTCAAAATAATAATCGGCACCGCGCTGGTTTTACGCAGGCGGCGGGCAATCTCAGCGCCGTCGAAGTCAGGCAGGCCGAGGTCGAGGATCACCAAGTCAGGAGCGTTTTCACGGGCGCTGGTCAGGCCAGTCACGCCGTCGGGCGCAGTCAAAACGCGGTAGCCCGCTTGCTCAAGTTCGTACTGCACCACGCGGGTGATGTCGGGGTTGTCTTCAATCAGGAGAATGCGTTGTTCCATAATAATTCATCTTCACTGAGGTGGGGAGAAGCCTCAGCGCCTTTCCGATGCTTAGGGGTCATCTTAATGAAGGTAGCCCGCCAGCGGTTAAGCGCTGCCCCTGAGCTGATTTATGCTCCCTTAATAAGCTCTTAGCGCAACGAGAGTTGGGGATGTGAATTGCCTAAAGGCGCTCATCACTTGAATCTGGACGTGGGCTAAAAAACACACCCCCAGGGAGCTTCATCTGGGCCTCTGGGAGTGGCTTGCACAGCCGTGAAAAAGTCTCGGAGACGAAGCAGCCAAAGCGTGGCGTCCGCCACATTTCCACAAAAGATTGCCCTACAATGCCGTATTAACGCTTATCTTCATAAGACGGCGAACAGCACCATGAGCCGTCTCATTGAATTAGAAAACGCCCTTCATCGATTTAGAATCAGTCCAGATCTACAGCCCACCACGCTTCACGCTGAGCGGCCAGCCTTGCGCGGGGATCACCGAGAGCGCTGAGCGCCTTGGCAAGTCCATTCCAATCTTGCTCGCTGAGGGGATCAATCGTCAGCGCCCGCTGGTGAAACTGCGCGGCGTCTTTGACCCGGCCCGCTTCTCCGGCGGCGCGGGCAGCGAGGCTCAGCACCGAGAGCTGGGCTTGTTCGAGACGCGAGCGCACATCGTCGGCCCAGGGCGAGTCGACTCCCGGCAAAAATTCGCCGTACATGCTGGAGAGTTCGCGCAACTCCTCCAAGCCGAGACTGCCCGCTTCGGCCTGCTTAGCCAAAAGTTCAAAGCGCTTGGCATCGTAAGTCGGATTGATTTCCTCGGAGAGGGTATAGCGGCGGTTGGTGCTGACCACCGCTTCGTTGCTCAGCGAACGCCTCAAGCGGTGCAGGGTCGTGTGGAACAAGCTGCTGGCCCGCGCTTCGTCTTTTTCGGGCCAGAGCGCTTCGGCAGCTTGCCAACTGGTGACTTCTTTGTGTTCGAGCAAGTAAAAGAACAGCTCCAGAGCTTTGCGCGACACCCAAGAAACACCGTCACCCTTCCAGATGACTTGGGCGGTGCCCAGCGCCTTGGCTTCAGTGCCGCTGGCTCCCTGCGCCGCCAAACCCGCACGCCTTAGTCGGGCGTCGATGGCCGTCAGCAAATCTTGGGGCGTGAACGGCTTGGGCAGATAATCGTCGGCTCCCAAGTTCATACCGCGCCGCACGTCGCCGCGCTCGGCGTGGCTCGACAGCAGCATAAACGGCATGGCCGATCGCTTTTCATTGGCCCGCACCTGTTCCAAAAATTCTAGGCCGGTCATGTACGGCATCACCACGTCGCTGATGACCAAATCGGGGGTAAACACGTTGAGCATTTCCAGCGCTTCAACCGGATGGCTGCTGGTGCGGACTTCGTGGCCAGCCCGCGAGAGAATAACGCTGATGAGTTTAAGGATGGCAGCGTCGTCGTCCACCACCAAGATACGCGGCATATGAGAAGTGTAACAGCTTGATGCGCCCGCCCTGTCAGATAAGCCGCACAGAGGACGAAAAAGGCATAAGCCTTTGCGCCGCCGCGCCTCGTCTGCTACACTGTTAAATTGCGTGTCTGCTCCTTTGTACCCACGCACCGAATCACACAAAACAGGAGGTGAAACTATGCAAAATCAATACGATCTCAACCTGATTCTCAACCCCAATTTGAGCGGGGATCAGCTTCAAATCGAGAAAGATTACATCAGCAACGCCGTGCAAAACGCCGGAGCCGAAGTGATGAACCTCGACGACGCGGGTAACCGCCGGATGGCGTACCCGATTCAGAAAGACCGCGAGGGCTACTACTTGATGTACACCATCAAGGCCGCCGGCGATCCCGAAAAGGACATCGCTGCCAGCTTGCGTCTGCGCGACAACGTGCGCCGCGTCTTGGTGGTCAAAGACCGCCCGGAGTGGAAGACCAAGAAAGCTTGATCTGCCCTTTCCTTTGTTACGCTCTTGACGTAACGCCCCGATTTTGTTAACCTTGTCTTACCTTCGTGTATTCGTACACCCAGGCCACGCCCGCAACCAGCCCCAAGCCCATTAGCTACGATTAGTACGTACAGGAGAACTCACATGGCCCGTGGAATGAATCACGTTTATCTGGTTGGCAGCCTTGCCCGCGACCCCGAATTGCGCTACACCCCCAGCGGGGTGCCGGTGTTTGAAGCCACGATTGCTGGCGAAGATCACCTGATGGGCAATGACGGCAAAGAGCGCAAGTTGCCCTGGTATCACCGCGTTAGCATTTTGGGTAAGCCCGCCGAGTGGCAATCTGAGCGCAACCTCAAGGCCGGAGACCCGGTTTTGGTGGAAGGCACCTTGGATTACAGCCAGTGGGAAGCGCCCGAAGGCGGCAAACGCTCGCAGGTGCGCGTCAAAGCGCTGCGGATGGAATCGCTCGGCACTCAGCCAGAGTTGGTTCAAGACGCTGGCGGCGGCGTGCGGATGGGCGGCGGCTGGAACACCGTAATGGTGGTCGGCAACCTTGCCCGTGATCCCGAACTGCGCTACACCCCCACCGGGGACGCGGTTCTCGGCCTGAGCATGGCGGTAAACGAAACCTGGAAAGACCGGAACGGCAACCAGCAAGAGAAGACCCACTGGATCGACATTACCTTGTGGCGGGAGTTGGCAGAAGCTTGCCAGAACCTCAGCAAAGGCGACCCGGTGCTGATTCAGGGACGGCTGGTCAACGACAGTTGGCAAGACAAAGACGGCAACAAGCGCAACACCACCAAAGTAGAGGCAACGAAAGTTGAAGCCTTAGCCCGAGGCGTGGGTGTCGGCACACCCGCAGCCACCTCCAGTGCGCCCCGTATGCAGGCCACGGGCAGCGCACCGACGCGCAGCGCACCACCAGCGCGGGCGGCAGCATCGCCGCAGGGGAACCGTTCGGCAGGCTTAGATATTGATCAGGGCCTCGATGATTTTCCGCCGGAAGAAGACCTGCCGTTTTAAACCTCACCTTTTGAAGGCCGTTGAGGTCAGGCAGGATGCACCACCCTTAAGGACACCATGACCCAAACTGACCGTGACCGCAAACCGCGTGCCAAAGGGCCCAAGCGCCCCCGTAAGCCCAAGGTTGATCCGTTTGCCATCGGCGAACTCGAAATCACCGACTACAAAGATGTCAAGATGCTGCGCCGCTTCGTCTCCGACACCGGCAAAATCTTGCCCCGCCGCCGCACCGGCCTCTCGGCCAAGCACCAGCGCCGCATCGCCCAGACTGTCAAGTTGGCGCGTCAGCTCGCACTCTTGCCCTACACCGAGAAACTGGTTCGGAAGTAAGGATACTTATGCAGATTATCTTGCTCGAACCGGGCCGACTGGGGCAGGTCGGTGAAGTGGTGGACGTCAAAGCTGGTTACGCCCGCAACTTCCTGATCCCTCAGGGCATGGCCCTGCCCGCCAACAAAAACAACATGCAGAGCTTGGAAGCGCGGATCAAATCGCGTAACAAAGTGCTGGCCCAAGAGAAGAAAGCCGCCGAGAATATGGCTGAGCGCATGAAAGACCTCAGCGTCGAACTCAGCGTCAAAGCCGGCGAAGGCAAAATCTACGGTGCAGTGACCCACGCCGACGTGGCCGCCGCGCTTGCAGAGAAGGGCTTTGAGGTTGACCGCCGCAAGCTGGACATGCCCAAAGCCGTCAAAGAAATTGGCGAGTACGAAATTGCTTACCGTGCCCACTCCGAAGTGAGTGTGCCGTTTAAGCTGATTATTCACGCCAAGAAGTAAGCTCTAAGCCTCACTTCAATTCAAAAGCACGCCCTTCCACTACGGAGGGGCGTGCTTTTTGGCTTTGAGGGCTATGGGCTGAAGCGTCCCAGCCTTCTGGGGCCAGCGCTACGCCACCGTCACCGACAAGACGTATTCGCTTCGGCTGTTCAAAATGTCCTAGCCACCTGCCACCACATCCACCGCGCCGTCCACAAAGCTCAACTCAAGCGCTTGACCCGCGCTGACTTGCCCGGCCCGCGTCACCACCTCTCCCGCCGCGTTTCTGACCAGAGCGTAGCCGCGTGCCAGGGTGCGCTCCGGTGTCAGGCCGAGAACCTGGCGCATGGTGGCATCCAAGCTGGCAGAAGCGGCGTCCAGCGTGGTGCGGGCGGCGCGGTGGATACGCTCGTTAAGCCGCTCGGTGCCGCTTTCAGCCTGACCCAGCACCTCGCGGCTGTACAAACGAATGGTCTGATAGGCTGCCAGCGTTTCCTCAACCCGCTCGACGACGGTGCCGACGATGTACGCCGCCGCTTTGCTGGGCGTGTCTGTTCGCACGTTGGCGAGTTCATCCAGAATGGTGTCGTCGCGGGCGTGGCCGATGCCAGTGATGACCGGCATGGGAAACGCTGCCACAGCGCGGGCCAGCACTTCGCTGTTGAGCCACGCCAAATCTAAGCTGGCCCCGCCACCGCGAATAATGACCAGAGCGTCGGCCGCCTCCTCCGCGTGGGCGTCGAGGGCCGCTGTTAGAGCGCCTAGCAAACTGGCTTCGGCAGCCACGCCCTGAAAGGTGGCTTCAAAATACTGCACGTCCAGCACGCCCGCTCCCTGTAAGCGGTCGAGTTCGCCCCGAAAGTCTCCGAGGCCTGCCGCCTTCGTCGGGCTGAGCACCAGCAAGCGGGTGAAGTCTTGCGGGATGGGCAGCGAGCGGTTTTTGTCGAGCAACTTTTCACGGGCCAGCGTTTTGCGGAGTTCGTCCAGGCGCAGCGCGGCGTCGCCCAAGGTAAATTCCGGCGAGGCGTCGAGGATGTGCAGCGAAAAGCCGTACTGCGGGTGAAACTCGGCAGTGACAAACAGCAACACGCTCATTCCGGCCATCAGCACGCCTCCGGTGGCGCGGCGGAACTTGGCTTCTAAGGCAAAGCGCTCACGTGCCCACAGCGTTGCCCGGCACTTGGCGACTTCGCGCCCGTCTTCGCCGACTTGCACCAGATCGAGGTAAAGGTGGCGGCGGTCGGTCAGCGAGGCAATTTCGGCCCTGACCCACACCGCGCCGGGAATACCGCGTGAAAGGACTTGCTCCACATAAAAGAGCAGGTCGCGCAAATTGAGGGTGGTTTGGGGAGCGGCGGAAGGCATAAGCGCAGGCTAGCGCACTGGCATTAACGTCAAGCCGTTAGCGCAAAGCCAGCAGCCGTCCCGCCAACGCCGCTCCCATTCCCAGCCCCACATTGCCCAGCAAGTAAAGCGCGACCCTGCCCCACTCGCCGCGCAGCAAGAGGCCGTCAAGTTCTACGCTGAAGGTCGAAAAAGTCGTGTAAGCGCCCAGAAAGCCCACACCCAGCGGCAATCTCAATTCGGGCGGCAACACCCCGCGCCCGATTGCAGTCAGCAAAAAAGCCAGCACGAACGAACCGGAAACGTTGATCAGCAGCGTGGCGAAGGGAAAGGCGGCCCAAGCTGAGCGGCTCAGCAGGCTCACGATCCACAGGCTCAGGGCGTAGCGGGTCACAGCCCCGGCTGCTCCGCCGAGCGCGACGAGAAGGGCGGCTTGGGCAGTCATGCCCAGCAGGATAACGCCAGACACGGGCTTTGGCTCAGGGCGCTAAACTTGCGGCGTGATACGCGCCAAAACGCTCAGCGGCGAGGAGTTGGACTGGGCGCAGGTGCTGGCCCTGCTGCACGCCGCGCCCGCCAGCTCAGCCGAGCAAAAGACCTCCGATTCGCAAAAACCCGTGCCGCAAAACGTCTGGGTGGATGTGCAGGCTCCAACGCCCGAAGAATGGCAGTCCATTCGCGCTGCGTTTCCCCTGCACCCGCTGGCGATGGAAGACGCGCAGGAAGAAGGCCATTGGAGCCGCTTCGAGTCGTATCCGGCCCACGATTTCATCACCTACCGCACCCTCTCCAAGCCCGAGGAGTGCGACGAATTTACCGAGCGGATCAGCTTGTTTTTGTTTCAACCCAGCGCCGCGCACGAGGTCGGCAGCATCCTCAGCATTTCGCGGCGCGGCACGCTGTACCTCGGCGACGTG contains:
- a CDS encoding response regulator; translated protein: METAKQGETLHVLLIEDNEADVGLIRAALEELQAVDSAAGSVCLYVARDGKEARELLLSEARIGLVLLDHRLPGEDGLQWLEAIKSHSDLALRRLPVVMLSGNDTEEQIRRAYHAYASAYLIKPADPDGLRQMVGSLVAFWGQVARLPNRL
- a CDS encoding potassium/proton antiporter encodes the protein MSGGFYILIAGALLLASIVGSKASGRLGVPGLLLFLGVGMLSGSDGPGGIEFSNYLFAQWAGTVALCFILFQGGLSTEWLLVRPVLKKSLSLATLGVLSSTGLMGAFAHFVFGIPWLTALLLGAVVSSTDASAVFTVLKERRLGLRGEITPLLELESGGNDPMAVFLTLGLITLIQKPELSAFSIVPSFFQEMLLGALFGYVLGRVSLWAINKLNLQFEGLYSVMVIALALMIFGAAASVHGSGFLAVYIAGLVLGNADFIHKRSVLDFLDGVSWLMQIAMFLMLGLLVNPHELLPTAGLALACSLFLVFVARPVSVYLSLAASKMPKRDKSMVAWVGLRGAVPIVLATFPLLSGVPGAKILFNVVFFIVLTSVLLQGTTLTAVARLLKVREAIPERPVYPIAYRPTGTGRNDMTEVDVKVGSEADGKRIMDLRLPPGALVILVHRGGEFLVPKGATTLQAGDSVLVLAIGEDLRAVQAKLGAETLLSANRIQTLKLLSLSKEGKA
- a CDS encoding Fur family transcriptional regulator — its product is MTMVRNTRQRQAVLQALQTTRSHPDAASIHKAVRQDLPSISLGTVYRTLDALVAGGLAVTIERAGQATRYDFRRDDHHHHAVCRSCGAIFDLEVKDAPHLPPSQLPSGFQVADVRLEVHGFCAECQ
- a CDS encoding response regulator transcription factor, with product MEQRILLIEDNPDITRVVQYELEQAGYRVLTAPDGVTGLTSARENAPDLVILDLGLPDFDGAEIARRLRKTSAVPIIILTAMDAVDRKVNLLEAGADDYMTKPFHPEELVARVKVQLRHQQHGEVIQIGALEIHPQKRLCHYNGHEVRLSPKEFDLLTFLARQPGRVYSRQEIEREVWNGELPSNSNVVDVHMANMRAKLRDLDGYGIIRTVRGIGYALKTP
- a CDS encoding response regulator, translating into MPRILVVDDDAAILKLISVILSRAGHEVRTSSHPVEALEMLNVFTPDLVISDVVMPYMTGLEFLEQVRANEKRSAMPFMLLSSHAERGDVRRGMNLGADDYLPKPFTPQDLLTAIDARLRRAGLAAQGASGTEAKALGTAQVIWKGDGVSWVSRKALELFFYLLEHKEVTSWQAAEALWPEKDEARASSLFHTTLHRLRRSLSNEAVVSTNRRYTLSEEINPTYDAKRFELLAKQAEAGSLGLEELRELSSMYGEFLPGVDSPWADDVRSRLEQAQLSVLSLAARAAGEAGRVKDAAQFHQRALTIDPLSEQDWNGLAKALSALGDPRARLAAQREAWWAVDLD
- the rpsF gene encoding 30S ribosomal protein S6: MQNQYDLNLILNPNLSGDQLQIEKDYISNAVQNAGAEVMNLDDAGNRRMAYPIQKDREGYYLMYTIKAAGDPEKDIAASLRLRDNVRRVLVVKDRPEWKTKKA
- a CDS encoding single-stranded DNA-binding protein, with the protein product MARGMNHVYLVGSLARDPELRYTPSGVPVFEATIAGEDHLMGNDGKERKLPWYHRVSILGKPAEWQSERNLKAGDPVLVEGTLDYSQWEAPEGGKRSQVRVKALRMESLGTQPELVQDAGGGVRMGGGWNTVMVVGNLARDPELRYTPTGDAVLGLSMAVNETWKDRNGNQQEKTHWIDITLWRELAEACQNLSKGDPVLIQGRLVNDSWQDKDGNKRNTTKVEATKVEALARGVGVGTPAATSSAPRMQATGSAPTRSAPPARAAASPQGNRSAGLDIDQGLDDFPPEEDLPF
- the rpsR gene encoding 30S ribosomal protein S18; amino-acid sequence: MTQTDRDRKPRAKGPKRPRKPKVDPFAIGELEITDYKDVKMLRRFVSDTGKILPRRRTGLSAKHQRRIAQTVKLARQLALLPYTEKLVRK
- the rplI gene encoding 50S ribosomal protein L9; the encoded protein is MQIILLEPGRLGQVGEVVDVKAGYARNFLIPQGMALPANKNNMQSLEARIKSRNKVLAQEKKAAENMAERMKDLSVELSVKAGEGKIYGAVTHADVAAALAEKGFEVDRRKLDMPKAVKEIGEYEIAYRAHSEVSVPFKLIIHAKK
- the xseA gene encoding exodeoxyribonuclease VII large subunit: MPSAAPQTTLNLRDLLFYVEQVLSRGIPGAVWVRAEIASLTDRRHLYLDLVQVGEDGREVAKCRATLWARERFALEAKFRRATGGVLMAGMSVLLFVTAEFHPQYGFSLHILDASPEFTLGDAALRLDELRKTLAREKLLDKNRSLPIPQDFTRLLVLSPTKAAGLGDFRGELDRLQGAGVLDVQYFEATFQGVAAEASLLGALTAALDAHAEEAADALVIIRGGGASLDLAWLNSEVLARAVAAFPMPVITGIGHARDDTILDELANVRTDTPSKAAAYIVGTVVERVEETLAAYQTIRLYSREVLGQAESGTERLNERIHRAARTTLDAASASLDATMRQVLGLTPERTLARGYALVRNAAGEVVTRAGQVSAGQALELSFVDGAVDVVAGG
- the crcB gene encoding fluoride efflux transporter CrcB, with amino-acid sequence MTAQAALLVALGGAAGAVTRYALSLWIVSLLSRSAWAAFPFATLLINVSGSFVLAFLLTAIGRGVLPPELRLPLGVGFLGAYTTFSTFSVELDGLLLRGEWGRVALYLLGNVGLGMGAALAGRLLALR